One Numida meleagris isolate 19003 breed g44 Domestic line chromosome 6, NumMel1.0, whole genome shotgun sequence genomic region harbors:
- the LOC110401290 gene encoding uncharacterized protein LOC110401290, with amino-acid sequence HGSQPHAAEPASEERTTARGWHTSRDASSQDFQRHGIFFRKSGGSEAPRGSPNPLRASKPTLFPRLLYFSRSAYSREVRDVPSSEWKLPSGTSFLLSSAGQPHCTLRAEPQFPCCERTARTQPPALLSLLLSPTGGAGLRDSAVPGAPRSRSRHPLPPDPATACFHGNRAVTQDFGTSWKPQPRAAAARGGEEGGERGAAASVPGRAPGGAERYEVRDEKLSPCTLASATPGGQRCSGLRWERVPVVLRAREPRGSRLRRYNERRFGRSAPSPNAAAALPPSGREDPQRCRTTLGRAPAAAPGVPRLLPATGRVAEGLRGGNPRGQDGLVGPAPLRTPAAHPPGAEARPSGAAQRPAVGPRQKDPGGRLRALSTAALRAPSGRGSPRSPRAQPLPRHFPKDRARGAALGTARSSHVSCAPTPSRPRFRGTERSFALRAPRRSLPARSSTEIAELAAEVSSFLLLLAFGIRLPS; translated from the coding sequence CATGGATCCCAGCCACACGCTGCAGAGCCTGCTTCAGAGGAGAGGACAACAGCAAGAGGCTGGCACACCTCCAGAGATGCTTCCAGCCAGGACTTCCAGAGACATGGAATATTCTTTAGAAAAAGTGGCGGCTCGGAGGCTCCGCGAGGTTCTCCGAACCCTCTCCGAGCCTCCAAGCCGACACTTTTTCCAaggcttctttatttttccaggtCTGCCTATTCGAGAGAGGTCCGGGATGTGCCATCTTCGGAGTGGAAGCTGCCAAGCGGGACCTCTTTCCTGCTCTCTAGTGCTGGCCAGCCACACTGCACCCTTCGCGCAGAACCCCAGTTCCCGTGCTGCGAGAGGACGGCTCGCACACAGCCGCCCGCTCTCCTATCCCTGCTCCTATCCCCGACGGGAGGTGCGGGACTCCGGGACAGCGCGGTGCCGGGCGCGCCCCGATCCCGCAGCCGGCACCCTCTACCCCCCGATCCCGCCACCGcctgtttccatggaaaccgCGCAGTGACTCAGGACTTTGGGACCAGCTGGAAACCGCAACCGAGAGCGGCAGCCGCCCGGGGGGGCGAGGagggcggggagcggggcgcgGCCGCCAGTGTGCCCGGGCGCGCTCCCGGCGGCGCGGAGCGGTACGAGGTGCGGGACGAGAAGCTCTCTCCCTGCACCCTCGCTTCCGCAACACCCGGCGGGCAGCGCTGCAGCGGGCTCCGCTGGGAGCGGGTCCCCGTCGTGCTCCGGGCACGGGAACCGCGGGGCTCACGGCTCCGCCGCTACAACGAGCGGCGCTTCGGGCGCAGCGCTCCTTCCCCGAACGCCGCGGCTGCGCTCCCTCCGTCCGGGCGCGAAGATCCGCAGCGCTGCAGAACAACTCTCGGCCGGGCACCCGCCGCCGCTCCCGGTGTCCCCCGACTTCTCCCCGCGACGGGACGCGTTGCGGAAGGGCTGCGGGGCGGCAACCCACGCGGTCAGGACGGTTTAGTCGGGCCCGCGCCTCTGCGCACCCCCGCAGCCCACCCGCCCGGGGCAGAGGCACGGCCGAGCGGCGCGGCTCAGCGCCCGGCAGTGGGACCGCGGCAGAAGGATCCTGGCGGGCGGCTGCGAGCGCTCAGCACCGCCGCACTCCGCGCCCCCTCCGGCCGCGGCTCCCCCCGCTCTCCACGTGCACAGCCGCTCCCACGGCACTTCCCGAAGGACAGGGCTCGGGGCGCCGCGCTCGGAACCGCTCGCTCCTCCCACGTCTCCTGTGCCCCGACCCCATCCCGGCCACGTTTCCGAGGGACCGAGAGATCGTTCGCACTGCGCGCACCCCGCAGGTCGCTGCCCGCTCGGAGCAGCACCGAAATCGCAGAGCTTGCCGCTgaggtttcttcttttctcctcctcctggcATTCGGCATTCGCCTTCCCAGTTAA
- the CHST1 gene encoding carbohydrate sulfotransferase 1: MQCSWKAVLLLALASIAIQYTAIRTFTAKSFHSCPIPVNCSLSQDAEAAERLCDESPTFAYNLSTRKTHVLILATTRSGSSFVGQLFNQHFDVFYLFEPLYHVQYTLIPKLTQSKSTTDRRVMLGASRDLLRSLYDCDLYFLENYIKPQPVNHTTDRLFRRGASKALCSPPVCEALGAVDLHLEEGDCVKKCGSLNLTLATESCREHGHVAIKTVRVPEVSDLRALVEDPRLNLKVIQLVRDPRGILASRSETFRDTYRLWRIWDGTGRKPYNLDVTQLTTVCEDFWNSVSTGLNRPPWLKGKYMLVRYEDLARNPMKKTEEIYDFLGIPMDSNVERWIQNNTRGDRSSSKHKYGTVRNSAATAEKWRFRLSYEIVAFTQRACQQVLAQLGYRAARSEEELKNLSISLVEERDFLPFS, encoded by the coding sequence ATGCAATGTTCCTGGAAGGCTGTCCTCCTACTAGCCTTGGCATCCATTGCGATCCAGTACACGGCAATCCGCACCTTCACCGCCAAATCCTTCCACAGCTGCCCCATCCCCGTGAACTGCAGCCTGAGCCAGGATGCCGAGGCGGCCGAGCGGCTGTGTGATGAGAGCCCCACTTTTGCCTACAACCTCTCCACCAGGAAGACGCACGTCCTCATCCTCGCCACCACCCGCAGCGGCTCCTCGTTTGTGGGACAGCTCTTTAACCAGCATTTCGACGTCTTCTATTTATTCGAGCCTCTCTACCACGTGCAGTACACGCTGATCCCGAAGCTGACGCAGAGCAAGAGCACGACGGACCGGCGGGTGATGCTGGGGGCCAGCCGTGACCTGCTGCGCAGCCTGTACGACTGCGACCTCTACTTCCTGGAGAACTACATCAAGCCCCAGCCCGTCAACCACACCACCGACCGCCTCTTCCGCAGGGGAGCCAGCAAGGCCCTGTGCTCGCCACCCGTCTGCGAGGCCCTGGGCGCCGTCGATCTCCACCTAGAGGAAGGGGACTGCGTGAAGAAGTGTGGCTCCCTGAACCTGACGCTGGCCACTGAGTCCTGCAGGGAGCACGGGCACGTGGCCATCAAAACCGTGCGGGTGCCCGAGGTGAGTGACCTGCGGGCGCTGGTGGAGGACCCGCGGTTGAATCTGAAGGTGATCCAGCTGGTGAGGGACCCACGGGGCATCCTGGCATCCCGCAGCGAGACCTTCCGGGACACCTACCGACTCTGGAGGATCTGGGATGGCACCGGCAGGAAGCCCTACAACCTGGATGTCACCCAGCTGACCACGGTGTGCGAGGACTTCTGGAACTCTGTTTCCACCGGCCTCAACCGGCCGCCGTGGCTCAAGGGCAAGTATATGCTGGTGCGGTACGAAGACCTGGCCAGGAACCCCATGAAAAAGACCGAGGAGATCTACGATTTCCTGGGCATCCCCATGGACAGCAACGTCGAGCGCTGGATACAGAACAACACGCGAGGGGACCGCTCCTCATCCAAGCACAAGTATGGGACGGTGCGCAACTCGGCGGCGACGGCGGAGAAGTGGCGCTTCCGTCTGTCCTACGAGATCGTGGCGTTCACCCAGCGCGCCTGCCagcaggtgctggcacagcttgGCTACCGGGCCGCCCGCTCCGAGGAGGAGCTGAAGAACCTCTCCATCAGCCTGGTGGAGGAGAGAGACTTCCTGCCCTTCTCCTAA